A DNA window from Rhineura floridana isolate rRhiFlo1 chromosome 11, rRhiFlo1.hap2, whole genome shotgun sequence contains the following coding sequences:
- the LOC133367689 gene encoding vomeronasal type-2 receptor 26-like: MSDPLKIPHEYYQPGDLIIGGISSQFLTFSDTIDFHQHPSAVFIEDPLVVTKNYQHVLAFMFAVKEINENPRILPNVTLGFHIYDSYFNEKMTYQTTLNILFSLNGIVPNYKCDRQKNLIAAIGGLDSETSIYMATLLSMYKIPQVSSYLFGPSLGSKTQFPFIYRVVPNEENQYIGIVQLLLHFQWTWAGIVTLADDKGENFVQTLIPKLSQNGICLAFTDRMPSMTDLSVLLGGFQSTWESLHLVKDSKAKTLIVYAETLSMLSLIFLLYNVETDGMAKTPLGRVWIMTAEWDFPAVQYQRTWDIKVFQGALSFAVHSTEVWEFHNFLQTLKPDSFSGDNIFNIFWEQAFDCIFLDSSVVRESNITCSGKEKLESLSGPFFEMSMTPQSYSIYNAVYVIAHALDATFSLNPKYRAATALPNPQPWQLHPFLRRISFNNSVGDQVSLDEKGELESGFDIINWVTFPNRSFSRVKVGKMDPWTGRDFTVNEEIITWHSVFNQMAPSSVCNDKCRPGSVRKKKEGEPFCCYDCDPCPEGKISKKKDMDNCIKCPDDKYPNGDQDGCLPKALNFLAYGEALSISLVVMAFSFSVISALVLWTFIKYHNTPIVKANNRGLTFTLLIALLLCFLCSLLFIGQPQAVTCLLRQTAFGIIFSVAVSSVLAKTITVVLAFMATLPGSRIRNWVGKRLAMSIVLSCSLIQVFICIVWLCTAPPFPDLDMDSLAEEIVVECNEGSVAMFYSVLVYMGFLAVVSFVVAFFARSLPSAFNEAKFITFSMLVFCSVWLSFVPTYLSTKGKYMVSVEIFSILASSAGLLGCIFAPKCYIILLRPELNSREHLTRRNK, translated from the exons ATGAGTGATCCCCTCAAGATCCCACATGAGTATTATCAACCAGGTGACCTTATCATTGGTGGTATCTCTTCTCAGTTTTTGACATTTTCTGACACTATAGACTTCCATCAACATCCCAGTGCTGTGTTTATTGAAGACCCCCT TGTAGTAACAAAAAACTACCAGCATGTTCTGGCTTTCATGTTTGCAGTGAAGGAGATCAATGAGAATCCCAGGATCTTACCAAATGTTACATTGGGATTCCACATCTATGATAGCTACTTCAATGAAAAGATGACTTATCAGACCACCCTGAATATTCTGTTTAGCCTGAATGGGATTGTCCCCAACTATAAATGTGATAGACAGAAGAATCTGATAGCTGCCATTGGGGGACTTGACTCTGAAACCTCCATTTACATGGCCACCCTCTTAAGTATGTACAAGATTCCTCAG GTCTCTTCTTACTTATTTGGTCCTTCTCTGGGTTCTAAAACCCAATTTCCTTTCATCTATCGAGTGGTCCCCAATGAAGAAAATCAGTATATTGGAATTGTGCAACTACTTCTGCATTTCCAATGGACATGGGCTGGGATTGTCACATTGGCTGATGATAAAGGAGAGAATTTTGTGCAAACCTTGATACCAAAGCTTTCCCAGAATGGCATCTGTTTGGCTTTTACAGACAGAATGCCATCAATGACAGATCTCTCTGTTTTACTTGGTGGGTTCCAAAGCACATGGGAAAGTCTCCACCTTGTTAAAgacagcaaagcaaagacacttaTTGTGTATGCGGAAACACTTTCCATGCTGAGTTTGATATTCTTGCTATACAATGTAGAAACTGATGGTATGGCAAAGACACCTCTAGGCAGAGTGTGGATTATGACAGCTGAATGGGACTTTCCAGCAGTACAGTATCAAAGGACTTGGGACATAAAAGTCTTCCAGGGAGCTTTGTCCTTTGCAGTTCACTCCACTGAAGTGTGGGAATTCCATAATTTCCTTCAGACCTTAAAACCAGACTCATTTAGTGGAGACAATATCTTTAATATCTTCTGGGAGCAAGCTTTTGACTGTATATTTTTAGATTCCTCTGTAGTAAGAGAGAGCAATATAACCTGCTCTGGGAAGGAAAAACTGGAGAGCCTTTCTGGACCATTTTTTGAGATGAGCATGACTCCTCAAAGCTACAGTATTTACAATGCTGTCTATGTCATAGCACATGCTTTAGATGCAACATTCTCATTGAATCCCAAGTACAGAGCAGCGACAGCACTTCCAAACCCTCAACCATGGCAG CTTCACCCTTTCTTGCGGAGAATCTCTTTTAACAACAGTGTTGGGGACCAAGTGTCTTTGGATGAGAAAGGTGAATTAGAAAGTGGATTTGATATTATAAACTGGGTTACTTTCCCAAATAGATCTTTCTCGAGGGTAAAAGTAGGAAAGATGGATCCATGGACAGGCAGAGATTTCACAGTTAATGAGGAGATCATCACATGGCACAGTGTGTTTAATCAG ATGGCACCCTCTTCAGTGTGCAATGACAAATGCCGTCCGGGGTCTGTTagaaaaaagaaggaaggggagCCGTTCTGTTGCTATGACTGTGACCCATGTCCAGAAGGGAAGATTtctaagaaaaaag atATGGACAATTGTATAAAATGCCCAGATGATAAGTATCCAAATGGAGACCAAGATGGATGCCTTCCCAAGGCTTTAAACTTTCTAGCTTATGGTGAAGCTTTGAGCATCAGTTTAGTGGTTATGGCATTTTCATTTTCTGTGATCTCAGCTTTGGTGCTGTGGACATTCATTAAATATCACAACACTCCaattgtcaaagccaacaatcGTGGCCTCACCTTTACTCTGCTCATTGccctcctgctctgcttcctCTGCTCCTTGCTATTCATTGGTCAGCCTCAGGCAGTGACCTGCCTCCTACGGCAAACCgcttttggcatcatcttctctgtggctgtttcttctgtgttggcaaaaaccatcactgtggttttGGCATTCATGGCCACACTACCAGGATCCAGGATCAGGAACTGGGTGGGGAAAAGACTGGCAATGTCTATTGTTCTCTCCTGTTCCCTCATTCaagtttttatttgtattgtgtGGCTTTGTACTGCTCCTCCATTCCCAGATTTGGACATGGACTCATTGGCTGAAGAAATTGTGGTTGAATGTAATGAAGGGTCTGTTGCTATGTTTTATTCTGTTCTTGTTTACATGGGATTTCTGGCTGTAGTCAGCTTTGTTGTGGCTTTCTTTGCTAGGAGCTTGCCCAGTGCTTTTAATGAAGCCAAattcatcactttcagcatgttggtcttttgcagtgtttggctgTCTTTTGTTCCAACCTATCTGAGCACCAAAGGAAAATACATGGTgtctgtggagatcttctccatcttggcctctagTGCTGGGTTACTGGGTTGCATCTTTGCCCCCAAATGTTATATAATTTTACTGAGACCTGAGCTAAACAGCAGGGAACACTTAACAAGGAGAAATAAGTAA
- the LOC133367688 gene encoding vomeronasal type-2 receptor 26-like, with protein MVFAMKEINENPRILPNVSLGFHIYDSYLSERMTYQTTLNLLFSLKVIVPNYKCETQKNLIAAIGGLDSETSLYMATILSIYKIPQVSYYLFGPPSAKTQFPLIYRIVPNEQYQYHGIVQLLAHFQWTWVGIVTLNDAKGENFLQNLIPMLTKSGICTAFIDRMTFRTDFTELTDEFQRIGDVLCFIQNSKVKALIVYAETRPSLDLILLLHEAETEDMTETSLGRLWIMTAEWDFPAVQYQRTWDIKVFQGALSFAVHSTEVQEFQNFLLTLNPHSPRGDNFIRDFWEQAFDCLISYSNVDEESSGICTGKEKLESLSGPFFEMSMTPQSYSIYNAVYVIAHALDAMYSLNSKHGTVTALPNPQPWQTAPSSLCSDKCQPGFVRKRKEGEPFCCYSCHPCPEGKISNEKEMDYCIKCPEDQYTNEDQNGCLPKTLNFLAYGESLSIIFTFMAFSFSMISALVLGIFIKYHNTPIVKANNRDLTFTLLIALLLCFLCSLLFIGQPQAMTCLLRQIAFGIIFSVAVSSVLAKTITVVLAFMTTQPGSRIKNWVGKRLAASIVLSCSLIQAFICTVWLCTAPAFPDLDMNSLPEEIVVECNEGSVLMFYCVLGYRGFLAVVSFVVAFFARSLPSTFNEAKFITFSMLVFCSVWVSFVPTYLSTKGKYMVAVEIFSILTSSAGLLGCIFSPKCYIIVLRPELNSKKHLTQRNI; from the exons ATGGTATTTGCAATGAAGGAAATCAATGAGAATCCCAGGATCTTACCAAATGTTTCATTGGGATTTCATATCTATGACAGCTACCTCAGTGAAAGGATGACTTATCAGACCACCCTGAACCTTCTGTTTAGCTTGAAAGTGATTGTCCCCAACTACAAGTGTGAGACACAGAAGAACCTAATAGCTGCCATTGGGGGACTTGACTCTGAAACCTCCCTTTACATGGCCACCATCTTAAGTATCTACAAAATTCCTCAG GTCTCTTATTACTTATTTGGTCCTCCAAGTGCTAAAACCCAGTTCCCTTTGATATACCGAATTGTCCCCAATGAACAGTATCAGTACCATGGAATTGTCCAACTACTAGCACATTTCCAATGGACATGGGTTGGGATTGTCACACTGAATGATGCTAAAGGAGAGAATTTTCTGCAGAACTTGATACCAATGCTCACAAAGAGTGGCATATGTACTGCATTCATTGACAGGATGACATTCCGTACAGATTTCACTGAATTAACTGATGAGTTCCAAAGGATAGGGGATGTGCTTTGCTTTATTCAAAACAGCAAAGTGAAAGCACTTATTGTATATGCAGAGACACGGCCCTCATTGGATTTGATATTGTTGCTGCATGAAGCAGAAACTGAAGACATGACAGAGACATCTCTAGGCAGATTGTGGATTATGACAGCTGAATGGGACTTCCCAGCAGTACAGTATCAAAGGACTTGGGACATAAAAGTCTTCCAGGGAGCTTTGTCCTTTGCAGTTCACTCCACTGAGGTGCAGGAATTCCAAAATTTCCTTCTGACTTTAAATCCTCACTCTCCAAGAGGGGACAATTTCATAAGAGACTTCTGGGAGCAAGCTTTTGACTGCTTGATTTCATATTCCAATGTGGATGAagagagcagtggaatctgcactGGGAAGGAAAAGCTGGAGAGCCTTTCGGGACcattttttgaaatgagcatgactcCCCAAAGCTATAGTATTTACAATGCTGTCTATGTCATAGCACATGCTTTAGATGCCATGTACTCATTGAATTCCAAGCATGGAACAGTGACAGCACTTCCAAACCCTCAACCATGGCAG ACAGCACCTTCTTCATTGTGCAGTGACAAGTGCCAACCAGGTTTTGttagaaaaaggaaggaaggagagccgTTCTGTTGCTACAGTTGTCACCCATGTCCAGAAGGGAAGATTTCTAATGAAAAAG aaATGGACTATTGTATCAAATGCCCAGAAGATCAGTATACAAATGAAGACCAAAATGGATGCCTTCCCAAGACCTTAAACTTTCTAGCTTATGGTGAATCTTTGAGCATCATTttcacttttatggcattttcaTTTTCTATGATATCAGCCTTGGTGCTAgggatatttattaaatatcacaaCACTCCtattgtcaaagccaacaatcGTGACCTCACCTTTACTCTGCTCATTGccctcctgctctgcttcctATGCTCCTTGTTATTCATCGGTCAGCCTCAGGCAATGACCTGCCTCCTACGGCAAATtgcttttggcatcatcttctctgtggctgtttcttctgtgttggcaaaaaccatcactgtggttttGGCATTCATGACCACACAGCCAGGATCCAGGATAAAGAACTGGGTGGGGAAAAGACTAGCAGCTTCTATTGTTCTCTCATGTTCCCTTATTCAAGCTTTTATTTGTACAGTTTGGCTCTGTACTGCTCCTGCATTCCCAGATTTGGACATGAACTCATTGCCTGAAGAAATTGTGGTTGAATGTAACGAAGGATCTGTCCTTATGTTTTACTGTGTTCTGGGGTACAGGGGATTTCTGGCTGTAGTCAGCTTTGTTGTGGCTTTCTTTGCTAGGAGCTTGCCCAGCACTTTTAACGAAGCCAAGTTCATCACTTTCAGTATGTTGGTGTTTTGCAGCGTGTGGGTCTCTTTTGTCCCCACTTACCTGAGTACAAAGggaaaatacatggtggctgtggagatcttctccatcttgacCTCTAGTGCTGGTTTATTGGGTTGTATATTTTCTCCTAAATGTTATATAATTGTCCTCAGGCCTGAGCTAAACAGCAAGAAGCACCTAACACAGAGAAATATATGA